In one Myotis daubentonii chromosome 1, mMyoDau2.1, whole genome shotgun sequence genomic region, the following are encoded:
- the CSN3 gene encoding kappa-casein, whose translation MGKLKIMKVLRTYTVIDQCRETDKRLFDQSTVKYIPIHYVWKSYPHIAPNYYQYRPAVPINNNQYMPYPYHTKPVSIRPHAQIPQWQALPNIYPPTLVRHPYLHPSFIVIPPKKNQDKAVIPTINIIAADEPTVILSSEPTVSSVVNQEASSQFITSTPETTTVTITEPITVV comes from the exons TGCCGTGAGACTGATAAAAGATTGTTTGATCAAAGCACAGTCAAATATATTCCAATTCATTATGTGTGGAAGAGTTATCCGCACATTGCACCCAATTACTACCAATATAGACCAGCTGTACCAATTAATAATAACCAATATATGCCTTACCCATATCATACAAAACCAGTTTCAATTAGGCCACATGCCCAAATTCCTCAATGGCAAGCCCTGCCAAATATCTACCCACCCACTCTGGTACGTCACCCATACCTACATCCATCATTTATTGTCATTCCCCCAAAGAAAAATCAGGATAAG GCAGTCATCCCTACCATCAATATCATTGCTGCTGATGAGCCAACAGTGATTTTGTCCAGTGAACCAACAGTGAGCTCTGTGGTTAATCAGGAAGCTTCCTCACAATTCATCACAAGCACACCTGAGACCACCACAGTCACAATTACTGAACCTATCACCGTGGTCTAA